The Staphylococcus saprophyticus subsp. saprophyticus ATCC 15305 = NCTC 7292 genome contains the following window.
AAAATTATCCAAGCGTACAACATCCCTATAGCTTCGAACTAAATAAAGACTTTAATTTTTCTGCCGCACATTACATACCAAGTGAGGATGCAGGAAAATGCATGCGTACACATGGTCACACATACTTTGTAAATTTAACAATTGCTGGTGACACTTTAGATCACAATGGTTTCTTAGTGAATTTTAGTGAATTGAAACAATTGGTTCATGGCCAATTTGATCATTATTTACTTAATGATTTACCGCAATTTGAAGGCAAAAGCCCTTCTACCGAAATCGTTGCCCAAACTATTTATGAAATGGTTCAAACTTCGTTGAATCAACGTGACAACCAACCTAAATGTTTACAGGTCTATGTCAGAGAAACGCCTACCAGTTATGTTGTTTATCGACCAAAGGAGACAAAACATGAGTAAAATACCCGTTTTAGAAATATTTGGCCCAACTATTCAAGGTGAAGGACGCGTGATAGGTAGAAAGACCATGTTTGTGCGTACAGCAGGGTGTGATTATCGTTGTAGTTGGTGCGATTCAAGTTTCACTTGGGACGGTAGTGCTAAAGAAGATATTAGAATGATGTCAGCTGAAGAAATATATGACCAACTTTATCATATTGCTGGCGATTCATTTAATCATGTCACTATATCTGGTGGAAATCCTGCTTTAATTAAAGGCATTCAACAATTAGTAGATTTATTTGATGACAAAGGGATTCAAAGTGCTTTAGAAACACAAGGTAGCAAATTCCAACCATGGATGACTCAAATTGATGACTTAACTATTAGCCCCAAACCACCAAGTTCAAAAATGAAACCTAATCTCCCTATTCTAGATGAAGTCATCGAGCAATGTGTGCCGGAATCATTGAACTTGAAAGTTGTAATCTTTGATGACGAAGACTACCAATTCGCTAAGATGATTCATCATCGTTATCCTACTGTGCCTTTCTATTTACAGGTCGGAAATCCCTATTTAGATGGCGAGCATGTAGAAGCTCACACTGAAAAATTATTATCATTATATGAAACATTGGTAGACCGTGTGATGGTGAGTAGTGATATGAATAATGTATATGTATTACCTCAATTACACACACTGCTTTGGAGTAACAAAAAAGGTGTTTAAATTGAGTATTGAATGCGATCCGTTGTATAATGCTCTTTGTCTATATAACGAATCGCTTTTTTTGTGATGCAAATATTATATAGTGGATTATCACTGTAGACATCATTTCATTCATTTATATCAAGTTATTCTTATTCAAACTATATTGGATAATTTTTAATTAAAGACACGAAATTAAATGATTAACTTTAACTTAATTGATATAATGTTTCAATGAAGTATCTAGGTTAGGAGAGCATCATGCCGATTAATATCATTATAAATATCGCTGCGATATGCATCATACTTGGTATTGATTTATATCGTCAGAATTTTAAACAACTAAAGTTTAGCTCTATACTAATAGCAATCTGTCTCAACAGTATTATTAATATATTTCTAGTTGGAGAATATGATTACATCGTATTTTATACATGTGGTCAACTAATAATTTGGACATTATTACAATTATATCTAGACCGAAAAGTAGCTGCTTTCAAGGTAACAGACCAAAAATTTATCGCAGTTGTACTCACAATCATTTTGAGTACTTCACTCATTCTTACATATAGTACGAGTCATGATTCTTATTACATGTCTATCCCTTATTTAGCGCCAGCTATTTTCCTTATTGGAGCAATTTTACTATTTTATAGTACCTTTCAGCCAAAAGAAAAAGAACAACTTAAACCTATGAATCGGATTAAGCGCCCTATCTTTGTCGGGCAATTATTGATTATACTTTCCTTTACGATAATGACCTTATTAACACCTTATTGGTATGCTTTCATCATAATTCATTTACTATTTATCGGGTTTTTATTATGGCAGAATATATTTTTTTCTAATAAATGATTAAGATATTATATTTTGTGGTATATGATAACAGTTAATTAAGTTTTTATTAAAGGAGGTAAATCATTATGGGCTTTATTCTTATGTTAATTGTCGGTGGTTTAATCGGCTGGATTGCTGGTGGTATCGTCGGTAAAGATATTCCAGGTGGTATTTTAGGTAATATTATTGCTGGTATCGTTGGTTCAGCATTAGGTTCTTGGCTACTTGGAGATTGGGGTTGGCACTTAGGTGGCATCGCTGTGTTCCCAGCACTTATCGGTACAATTATCTTAGTAGCAGTTGTATCATTTATTTTTGGTAAATTACGTAAAAAATAATCGCAATTTTTAAAAGCCAATTTCGAATAATTGAAATTGGCTTTTTTTCTATGTCTTTGTAGACCATTTATCATAATATTATTAGTCCTAATTGCACTTTATATAAATAAAAAAGCGATACAAGCTAGCCACTTATCAAGTGTCCACCTTGTATCGCGTGTGTTGCAAAATCATTACGCACACTAACTTTCAATACGCTTAACAATTAACAGGTAACTCATCTGTTTTTAATTAATTCTTTTTCTGATTTACTTTTTTCAGACATTTCATGTTGTCGATCGTTGCGTTCGATTTCATGGTTAATGTCTTGATTTATATTTTGTTTATTATTATCACACGCATAGTTAAAGTTCGTTGCTTGGACGATGTATTTTGGACGTTGTTTCACTTCATAATAAATACGTCCAATATATTCGCCTACAATACCAATGGATATCAACTGTATCCCACCGAGTAATAAGATAGCGGCAATCGTAGAGAAATAACCTGGCGTTTCCACACCACGAATCATAATACCGACTGAAATGTATCCTATATAAAGTAAACTAATAAAGAACACGATAAGCCCGAGATATATCATGGCCCGTAATGGTTTATTATTAAAAGAAATTAAGCCATCTATACCGTAATTTAATAATTTACTAAATGACCATTTTGATTCGCCATCTTCACGCTCTACATTTTCATACGTAAACACTTTGGTATTATAACCAATCCACTCATATAATCCTTTTGAAAAACGATTATATTCATCTAATTGTGTGAGTGATATAACAGCACGTTGACTCAGTAATCTAAAGTCTCCAATACCGTCTTCTAGTTTAATATCTTCAACAAAATGATTAATTAATTTATAATAAATTTTAGTCATTACTTTTCTGGATTGTTTTTCACCAATTCTATCACGCTTAGCTATCACTTGATCGTAACCGTCCATATAACCTTCAATCATCTGAGGGATGAGTTCCGGCGGATGTTGTAAATCGGCATCTATCATAATCACACCATCACAGTCTTTACTATGTTGGTAGCCAGCTATCATTGCAGATTCTTTACCAAAGTTTCGGCTAAATGAAATAAATTTCACGTGATGATCTTTTGTAGCCATATCTTGTATATAATTAATTGTTTTGTCTTTACTACCATCATCTACAAATAATATATCGTAGTCATAGTGATGGTACTGACTATCTTTCGATAAAATCTCAGTCAATTTTTCATACGTTTTTAAAATCACTTCACCTTCATTATAACAAGGTACTATAACTCTCATTTGCATACCTAAACACCTTCATTTCAATTACTTCAATTTTACTTTATCAATTCCCACCTACATCATGCTATCTAAATCAATTAAATTTACACAATCTTTATATAGCCTTAATGTTCAATGGTAAAACTTAATGTATATGCTTAGTTTCTGCCTTTGCTTAAATTAACACGTTCATGTCAATTTAATGTTCATAAACTCAGTAAAAACGATTTTTTACTCAATTAATCATATTGACTGAAATTTAAAATGATTAAAGATATAAATTGTTACATTAAGTCTATCAACTATTGGAATTATTTGAAAACAATAACCATTGCAACAATAAATAAAGGGAGTGGGACAGAAATCAAATTTTTTAATAGAGATTTCGTAGTCCAACCCCGGCAAGGATGACTAGGATTGAAAAAAGCTTGATATAAGCGTATTTTCAATTCAGTCATCTACTGCCTAAACGAAAAAGAGTCTGGGACAACTATTTATGTCCCAGACTCATCTTTCGTTTATTTTAATGTACCGATGCGTACTTCATCTGGATCTTTACCTTGTCTTTCATCACGATTCATTGCATCAATTTCTGCGATATCTGTGAGCTCAAGATTAAAATCGAAGATATCATAATTTTCTTTAATACGTTCAGGTGTCTTTGATTTTGGAATAATAAGTCGGTTATGTGCAAGGTGCCAACGTAACACAATTTGAGCCGGTGTCTTCTCATAGCGTTCTGCTAGTTTTAAAATGACTTCATGTTCAAGTAAACCTCGATTTCTCATCAACGGCATCCACGCTGTAACAGCAATATCTTTACTATCACAGTATGCTTGCAGTTCTTGTTGATTAAAGTAAGGATGTACTTCAATTTGATTCACAGCTGGCACGATATCTGTTTCACTCATTAATTTCTCTAAATGGTGTTGTTTAAAGTTACATACACCAATCGCACGTATTCTACCCGCTTCATATAATGCCTCCATAGCTTTATAACTTTCTATAAATAAGTCATCTGCTTCACATGGCCAATGTATTAAAAATAAATCTAGGTAATCAGTACCTAAATTTTCAATAGATTTAGTAAAAAATTCAATTGTACGGTCATAACCCTGATAATCATTCCATAATTTTGATGTGATAAATAAATCTTCACGCGGAATGTCAGCTTTTTTTAATGCATTGCCTAAGGCTATTTCATTTTTATAAAAATAGGCAGTATCAAATGCACGATAACCAGCATCTAGTGCTGTTGCTACTGAAACATTCATTTCGTCATCAGTAATTTTATAGACACCTAATCCAACTTTCGGCATAGGATAACCGTTGTTTAAATAATATACGTCTTCTAACATAATTCAAACCCCTTTTCATTTATGCTTCTAAATCCTGCACATATTACCAATACTGTTATTAAAATACACTATATCATCTTTTCATATATATAAAAATCAAAAAACCCCAACAAAGCATTGATGCTATGTCAGGATTTCGTATAACTATTCCATCTGAAACTGGAATTAGATTAATCATTTTCTTCTTCTTCTTCAAGTTCTTCTAAAGTTGGTCTTGTTTTATTATGTTCTAATTCTAAAATAACTGTGATAATTTGATGATTATCAATTTCTGAAATAACCCATCTATCGTATTCAGTATCCACATAATCATTTTGCTGTAAATTGGTATTATGTGCTTGTAACCAACCGCCAATGGTATCTATATCTTCTGAATCCTCAAATTCAATGCCAAGTTGATCGTTTAAATCATCTAATAACACACGACCATTAATTTGGTATCTATTTTCCGTTACTTTAACAATATCATTGACTTCATCATCGTCAAACTCATCACGGATTTCACCAACAATTTCTTCTAATATATCTTCCATTGTCAAGATACCAGCAGTACCGCCATATTCATCAATTATCAAACTAATATGAACATGTTCACGCTGCATACGTACCAGTGCATCACTAATACGTGTTGTTTCTGAAATCATAGGTAA
Protein-coding sequences here:
- the queD gene encoding 6-carboxytetrahydropterin synthase QueD, with the translated sequence MFQQNYPSVQHPYSFELNKDFNFSAAHYIPSEDAGKCMRTHGHTYFVNLTIAGDTLDHNGFLVNFSELKQLVHGQFDHYLLNDLPQFEGKSPSTEIVAQTIYEMVQTSLNQRDNQPKCLQVYVRETPTSYVVYRPKETKHE
- the queE gene encoding 7-carboxy-7-deazaguanine synthase QueE encodes the protein MSKIPVLEIFGPTIQGEGRVIGRKTMFVRTAGCDYRCSWCDSSFTWDGSAKEDIRMMSAEEIYDQLYHIAGDSFNHVTISGGNPALIKGIQQLVDLFDDKGIQSALETQGSKFQPWMTQIDDLTISPKPPSSKMKPNLPILDEVIEQCVPESLNLKVVIFDDEDYQFAKMIHHRYPTVPFYLQVGNPYLDGEHVEAHTEKLLSLYETLVDRVMVSSDMNNVYVLPQLHTLLWSNKKGV
- a CDS encoding GlsB/YeaQ/YmgE family stress response membrane protein: MGFILMLIVGGLIGWIAGGIVGKDIPGGILGNIIAGIVGSALGSWLLGDWGWHLGGIAVFPALIGTIILVAVVSFIFGKLRKK
- a CDS encoding glycosyltransferase family 2 protein, with the translated sequence MQMRVIVPCYNEGEVILKTYEKLTEILSKDSQYHHYDYDILFVDDGSKDKTINYIQDMATKDHHVKFISFSRNFGKESAMIAGYQHSKDCDGVIMIDADLQHPPELIPQMIEGYMDGYDQVIAKRDRIGEKQSRKVMTKIYYKLINHFVEDIKLEDGIGDFRLLSQRAVISLTQLDEYNRFSKGLYEWIGYNTKVFTYENVEREDGESKWSFSKLLNYGIDGLISFNNKPLRAMIYLGLIVFFISLLYIGYISVGIMIRGVETPGYFSTIAAILLLGGIQLISIGIVGEYIGRIYYEVKQRPKYIVQATNFNYACDNNKQNINQDINHEIERNDRQHEMSEKSKSEKELIKNR
- a CDS encoding aldo/keto reductase; the encoded protein is MLEDVYYLNNGYPMPKVGLGVYKITDDEMNVSVATALDAGYRAFDTAYFYKNEIALGNALKKADIPREDLFITSKLWNDYQGYDRTIEFFTKSIENLGTDYLDLFLIHWPCEADDLFIESYKAMEALYEAGRIRAIGVCNFKQHHLEKLMSETDIVPAVNQIEVHPYFNQQELQAYCDSKDIAVTAWMPLMRNRGLLEHEVILKLAERYEKTPAQIVLRWHLAHNRLIIPKSKTPERIKENYDIFDFNLELTDIAEIDAMNRDERQGKDPDEVRIGTLK